A stretch of Macadamia integrifolia cultivar HAES 741 chromosome 7, SCU_Mint_v3, whole genome shotgun sequence DNA encodes these proteins:
- the LOC122085211 gene encoding ubiquitin-conjugating enzyme E2 2-like, translating into MASSSSSAQLRLMSDLKTIINEPPEGCSASPLSEDNLFVWSASIFGPDETPWEGGVFGLRLIFGDNYPGKPPRVRFTSEIFHPNG; encoded by the exons ATGGCGTCTTCATCCTCGTCCGCGCAGCTTCGGCTTATGTCCGATCTCAAAACCATCATAAACGAGCCTCCGGAG GGATGCAGCGCCAGTCCATTATCTGAAGACAATTTGTTCGTTTGGAGTGCAAGCATATTCGGTCCTGATGAGACTCCTTGGGAAG GTGGTGTTTTTGGGTTGCGGTTGATTTTCGGGGATAACTATCCCGGGAAACCCCCTCGTGTTCGCTTCACCTCGGAAATTTTCCATCCCAATGGTTAG
- the LOC122083498 gene encoding uncharacterized protein LOC122083498: protein MKKEELAAKLPLMKCPKYRWWKDEVEAMRSKSSNFHANKSDVDVVDDDENGKKILEATGERSGCVSEKLPVEKIEAIIVTGEEEKVVMSCPVCRSFTATNVNAVNAHIDDCLAQTTSKVDHQRLQMRESTETPAAVTTKVKSRTRKRRSIMEIFAVSPQIEAVKLDCENRHVVVPEEEVDLKVLEKASSGVVGMKKKREKINKNCLRDDPGMMTLKVKNKYFSFFF, encoded by the coding sequence ATGAAGAAAGAAGAGTTGGCGGCAAAGCTTCCGTTGATGAAATGCCCGAAATATCGGTGGTGGAAGGATGAGGTGGAGGCGATGAGATCTAAATCTTCTAATTTTCATGCTAATAAGTCtgatgttgatgttgttgatgatgatgaaaacgGTAAGAAGATTCTAGAAGCAACTGGCGAGAGAAGCGGATGTGTGTCTGAAAAGCTTCCGGTTGAGAAGATTGAGGCGATTATAGTGACGGGTGAGGAGGAGAAGGTGGTGATGAGTTGTCCGGTTTGTCGGAGTTTTACGGCGACAAATGTGAATGCGGTGAACGCGCATATCGATGATTGTTTGGCTCAGACTACGTCGAAGGTGGATCACCAGAGATTACAGATGAGGGAGTCTACGGAAACGCCGGCGGCTGTGACGACTAAGGTGAAGTCGAGGACAAGGAAGAGAAGATCTATTATGGAGATCTTCGCTGTTTCTCCGCAGATCGAAGCTGTGAAGCTCGATTGTGAGAATCGACATGTGGTGGTTCCTGAAGAGGAAGTTGATTTGAAAGTCTTGGAGAAAGCATCATCTGGTGTAGttggaatgaagaaaaagagagaaaagataaaCAAGAATTGTTTGAGAGATGATCCGGGGATGATGACGTTGAAGGTGAAGAAtaaatatttcagtttttttttttga
- the LOC122084227 gene encoding replication protein A 70 kDa DNA-binding subunit D-like: MTNIIHINQLTSYENDWKIKVLVLNKSEIKDYKNAKGPGKFQKITLLDDEGTKIQAIFFNDVVDNLCDTLNAGKTYFISDAIVKKVNPNFKNINKEHELTLNANSKIEEVEDCLDVEKSKYNFTKLNELKWDADTCKRNELLDVIGILVQVQNAFTITTRFNVKKNKREIKIMDKESTPILLTLWENYATKEGSKLLDIVSQNPIIVFSAVSQVEYQGGSLGTTGFTSIEINPTIPEAEDLKQW, translated from the exons ATGACAAATATTATCCATATAAATCAATTAACGTCATACGAAAATGATTGGAAAATAAAGGTTTTGGTACTGAACAAAAGTGAAATCAAGGATTACAAAAATGCAAAAGGACCTGGAAAGTTTCAAAAAATAACTTTATTGGATGATGAG GGAACAAAAATACAAGCAATATTTTTCAATGATGTTGTTGATAACTTATGTGATACATTGAATGCTGGAAAAACTTATTTTATTTCTGATGCAATCGTAAAAAAAGTGaatccaaattttaaaaatatcaacAAAGAACATGAACTAACTCTCAATGccaattcaaaaattgaagaagttgaagattGCTTAGATGTAGAAAAATCAAAGTATAATTTTACTAAGCTCAATGAATTGAAATGGGATGCTGACACATGCAAAAGGAATGAATTATTAG ATGTTATTGGAATACTTGTACAAGTTCAAAATGCATTCACCATAACAACAAGATTTAatgtcaaaaaaaataaaagagaaataaaaataatggacAAAGA GTCTACTCCGATATTGCTGACATTATGGGAAAATTATGCAACAAAGGAAGGGAGCAAATTGCTGGACATTGTATCACAAAATCCTATAATTGTTTTTTCAGCAGTTTCTCAAGTAGAGTACCAAG GTGGCTCACTTGGTACAACAGGATTTACATCAATTGAAATAAATCCAACGATTCCAGAAGCAGAAGATTTAAAGCAATGGTAA